A window of the Plutella xylostella chromosome 11, ilPluXylo3.1, whole genome shotgun sequence genome harbors these coding sequences:
- the LOC105385047 gene encoding histone chaperone asf1, which produces MAKVHITNVVVLDNPSPFLNPFQFELTFECIEELKEDLEWRMIYVGSAETEEHDQVLDTIYVGPIPEGRHMFVFQAPPPDVNRIPENDALGVTVVLLTCSYRGQEFVRVGYFINNEYSETEPELRENPPAKPQFDKVVRNILASEPRVTRFKINWAEPDAAAAADSGDGNIEREIVPNNDSCGASFNADSQISGMEFQGSFSGYGDNSNSIAPMEC; this is translated from the exons ATGGCGAAGGTGCACATAACCAACGTCGTCGTTCTGgacaacccgagtccgtttcTCAACCCGTTCCAATTCGAGCTAACCTTCGAATGCATAGAAGAACTCAAAGAAGACCTCGAATGGAGGATGATATACGTCGGCTCAGCGGAAACAGAAGAGCACGACCAGGTTTTAGACACAATTTACGTCGGTCCAATCCCTGAGGGTAGACACATGTTCGTCTTCCAAGCGCCGCCGCCTGACGTGAACCGTATACCTGAAAATGACGCTCTAGGCGTCACTGTCGTCTTGCTAACCTGTTCCTACCGCGGCCAGGAGTTCGTCCGAGTGggttatttcataaataacgAGTACAGTGAGACTGAGCCAGAGTTGAGAGAGAATCCTCCAGCGAAGCCACAGTTTGACAAGGTGGTGAGGAATATTCTGGCGTCGGAGCCGCGTGTGACGAGGTTCAAGATTAACTGGGCGGAGCCTGACGCGGCCGCGGCCGCTGACTCGG GCGATGGAAACATAGAAAGAGAAATAGTGCCAAACAATGACTCATGCGGGGCATCCTTCAATGCGGACAGTCAGATCAGCGGCATGGAGTTCCAGGGCAGCTTCAGCGGCTATGGAGACAACTCCAACTCCATTGCTCCCATGGAATGCTGA